Proteins encoded in a region of the Clostridium beijerinckii genome:
- the atpC gene encoding ATP synthase F1 subunit epsilon — MANTFLLKIITPGREVYNDQVEKVTLKSADGEFQVLANHQSLISTTIPCIAKFKDAKGNDEELFISKSLVQVNNNEMVISSDAAEFEEDIDEERAERALRRAEDRLKNSENYNRGRAEAAFFRAKQRLALKKSNR; from the coding sequence TACTAAAAATTATAACACCTGGTCGTGAAGTTTATAATGATCAAGTAGAAAAAGTAACTTTAAAAAGTGCAGATGGAGAATTTCAAGTACTTGCAAATCATCAAAGTCTAATATCTACTACGATACCTTGCATCGCGAAATTCAAAGATGCTAAGGGAAATGATGAAGAGTTATTTATTTCTAAGTCACTTGTTCAGGTTAATAATAACGAAATGGTTATAAGTAGTGATGCTGCTGAGTTTGAGGAAGATATTGATGAAGAAAGAGCGGAACGAGCTCTTAGAAGAGCAGAAGATAGACTAAAAAACTCAGAAAACTACAATAGAGGAAGAGCAGAAGCAGCATTCTTTAGGGCAAAGCAAAGATTAGCTCTAAAAAAATCTAATAGATAA
- the murA gene encoding UDP-N-acetylglucosamine 1-carboxyvinyltransferase, translating to MEKIVVKGVKELRGEVNISCAKNSILPIIAATILCPEPIIIDNAPKLEDVEVICKLLSELNCDVNISNVNDRLTINTKNIVEMDANEELMRKMRASFLIMGPMLARFGYCKLSLPGGCNIGSRPIDLHLKGFKLLGADVVIGHGFVEVIAKKMVGNRIYLDFPSVGATENIMMASVFAEGTTIIENAAEEPEIWDLAQFLNKMGAKIEGAGFGKITITGVKNLKGISYTPIYDRIEAGTFMIAAAITNSKIKINGVNEEHLRPVIEKLRECGIGFSNYKDHSIVVDGRGSKKPLDIKTLPYPGFPTDMQAQMMSLLSIVEGVSVITETVFENRFMHVAELQRMGANIKIDGRTAIIEGRPKLTGCEVKATDLRAGAAMVLSGLVADGETVVNDVYHIDRGYVSIEEKFRSLGAEIYRINI from the coding sequence ATGGAGAAAATAGTGGTTAAAGGTGTAAAAGAACTGAGAGGGGAAGTTAATATAAGTTGTGCAAAAAATTCAATTTTACCAATAATTGCGGCAACTATATTGTGCCCAGAGCCTATAATTATTGATAATGCACCTAAGTTAGAAGATGTTGAGGTTATTTGTAAATTATTAAGCGAACTAAACTGTGACGTTAATATTTCAAACGTAAATGATAGATTGACGATAAATACAAAAAATATAGTAGAAATGGATGCTAATGAAGAACTTATGAGAAAAATGAGAGCATCATTTTTAATTATGGGACCTATGCTTGCTAGATTTGGATATTGTAAATTATCATTACCAGGCGGATGTAACATAGGAAGCAGACCAATTGATTTGCATCTTAAAGGATTTAAATTACTTGGAGCAGATGTTGTAATAGGTCATGGGTTTGTAGAGGTGATAGCAAAGAAAATGGTGGGTAACAGGATTTACCTTGATTTTCCATCTGTTGGCGCAACTGAAAATATTATGATGGCATCGGTCTTTGCTGAAGGAACAACTATAATAGAGAATGCAGCGGAAGAACCAGAGATCTGGGATTTAGCACAATTCTTAAATAAGATGGGGGCTAAAATAGAAGGAGCAGGATTTGGAAAGATAACTATAACTGGTGTTAAAAATCTAAAAGGAATTAGTTATACACCTATATATGATAGAATAGAAGCAGGAACATTCATGATAGCAGCAGCTATTACAAATAGTAAAATAAAAATAAATGGAGTAAATGAAGAGCATTTAAGACCTGTAATAGAAAAATTAAGAGAATGTGGTATAGGATTCAGCAATTACAAAGATCATTCCATTGTAGTAGATGGAAGGGGAAGTAAGAAGCCATTGGATATCAAAACACTTCCTTATCCAGGATTTCCAACAGATATGCAAGCTCAAATGATGAGTTTATTATCTATTGTTGAGGGAGTTAGTGTTATTACAGAAACAGTTTTCGAAAATAGATTTATGCATGTTGCTGAATTGCAGAGGATGGGAGCTAACATCAAGATTGATGGAAGAACTGCTATAATTGAAGGCAGGCCAAAACTTACAGGTTGTGAAGTTAAAGCAACTGATTTAAGGGCTGGGGCAGCGATGGTACTAAGTGGATTAGTAGCAGATGGTGAAACAGTGGTAAATGATGTTTATCATATTGATAGAGGATATGTAAGTATTGAAGAAAAGTTTAGGAGTTTAGGAGCAGAAATATATAGAATAAATATATAG
- the spoIID gene encoding stage II sporulation protein D, producing MKIINARTTSIKISNNVKIIAAMTLIIFTILIALPIAFLENGKGKIDSFNLRDKDIMKSSKITFPSNGKVKLYHRSEDRVEEIDLEEYVMGVVASEVPANFEEEALKAQAVAARTFYMSKRNNPNKEEKEKGAEICDTTHCQVYMSKDERISKWSKSEAESNWEKIQKAVLDTKGQVLTYDGSVLEYPQFFATSSGKTEDAKDVFSMDVPYLKSEDSKGEEIAPKYKTSTQIPINDFIDKINSRYKGVNANKSNLSSLIKILSFTEAGSVKEIKIGNETVKGTEFRTLFNLNSTNFTLDFQQDSVKVNCKGYGHGVGMSQWGANAMAKSGSKYDEILKHYYSGVEIQEINYN from the coding sequence ATGAAGATAATTAATGCGAGGACTACAAGTATAAAGATTAGCAATAATGTGAAAATAATTGCAGCTATGACTTTGATCATTTTTACTATATTAATAGCATTACCAATAGCTTTCTTAGAAAATGGCAAAGGGAAGATTGATTCGTTTAACTTGAGAGACAAAGATATAATGAAGAGTTCAAAAATAACATTTCCCTCTAATGGTAAAGTTAAGCTATATCATAGGTCAGAAGATAGAGTTGAGGAAATAGATTTGGAAGAGTATGTAATGGGAGTAGTTGCGAGTGAAGTACCAGCTAATTTTGAGGAAGAAGCTTTGAAGGCTCAAGCTGTTGCAGCAAGAACATTTTATATGAGTAAAAGAAATAACCCTAATAAAGAAGAAAAAGAGAAAGGAGCTGAAATTTGTGATACAACCCACTGCCAAGTATACATGAGTAAGGATGAGAGAATCTCTAAATGGAGTAAAAGTGAAGCTGAAAGTAATTGGGAGAAGATACAAAAAGCAGTTCTGGATACAAAAGGGCAAGTTCTTACCTATGATGGTTCAGTGTTGGAATACCCTCAATTTTTTGCAACTAGCTCTGGAAAAACAGAAGATGCAAAAGATGTATTTTCTATGGATGTACCATATTTAAAATCAGAGGATAGTAAGGGTGAAGAAATTGCACCTAAATATAAGACAAGCACACAAATTCCTATAAACGATTTTATAGATAAAATTAATTCTAGATATAAAGGTGTTAATGCTAATAAAAGTAATTTATCATCATTAATTAAGATATTAAGCTTTACAGAAGCTGGAAGTGTAAAAGAAATAAAAATAGGGAATGAGACTGTTAAAGGAACTGAATTTAGGACATTGTTCAATTTGAATTCGACCAATTTCACATTAGACTTTCAACAAGATTCTGTAAAAGTCAACTGTAAGGGTTATGGCCACGGTGTAGGGATGAGCCAATGGGGAGCTAATGCGATGGCAAAGAGTGGATCGAAGTATGATGAAATTCTTAAACATTACTATAGCGGAG